The sequence TCCACAAGCTGCCCGAATGATATTCCTGCCTCGCCCGCCGCCATCGGCACAAGGCTGAGGCCTGTCATGCCGGGTAATGTATTCACTTCAAGACAATAAGGCTCCCCGTCATCCGTCATCCTGAAATCGGCCCGGGCATAATCCCTGCAACCCAGCGCATGGTACGCGAGGACCGCTTCTCTCCTCAGCCTGTCGGCCCATTTCCTGTCTATTTTTGCCGGCACCTCATACCTGCTGGTTCCTTTCGTATATTTACTCCGGTAATCGTAGAACCCGCTGAAGGGGATTATCTCGACGACCGGAAGAGCAATGCCGTCAAGGATGGCGACTGTCATCTCTCTGCCCGGGACGAAACGCTCGACAAGAAGCTCATTACCATACCTCGCCGCTTTCGCGAGAGCCTGGCCCAGCTTTTCCGGGGCAGGAAGATACGAGAACCCTACACTCGAACCCTGGCAATTCGGTTTGATTATCGCCGGGAACCCGATCCCGCTCTCTATCGTCTCACGGACTCTCCTCGTCTCTATATCTCCTCCGGTGACCGTAAGCATGTGTGGCGCGGTCTGCACTCCAGCCTGATTGAACAATGCCTTCGACCTGTCCTTATTCATTGCCAGGGCACTTCCCATGATGCCTGTCCCTGTGTATCTCACTCCTGCCGATTCGAGTTGTGCCTGAATTGTTCCGTCTTCTCCCGCACCCCCGTGCAACGCGATGAATACGACATCGGCTGAGAGTATCGCGTCCGAACCAAGCCATTCGAATCTCCTGTGACGGTCCAGGTGAGGCACTTCTCCCGGCGGAGCCTCACCGATCGACACCCGGTCCGGCTCACCCTGTCTGTCCATCGGCAATGCCGGATCGATCGCCGCGACCTTATACCCCAGCCCTCTCAATGCTTCCATGACACCGAGCCCACTCGATATGGAGACTTCCCGCTCCGGTGAGTCGCCGCCCAGAAGTACTGTTATCTTTATTTTTCTTTTTCCCATCGTTTCCCGCTTCCGAGACCCTTTCACATTATCCGGCCGCCTCGAGGGCCCTAATCACGTCGTCCTTACCCTTGACAATAAGTATAGCTGTAAGATCGGGACCATGCCCCCTGCCGGTCACGGCCGCCCGGAGAGGCATATAAAGCCCCTTACCCTTCACGCCGGCTTCTTTTCCTGAATCTTTGATCACCTGTTTGATCCCCTCGACATCCCAGTTCCCGAGCTGAGCGAAAGACCGGGCGAATATTTTCAATAACCCGCTACAACCATCGAGAGCTGCTACCGCGTCTTCGTCAAACGATAATGGCACAGGTATGAACGGATCGATTTCCTGTTCTATCATCGAGAAGTGTGGAAGTTTGTCGGAGAGGATATCGAATATCTTTCCGAGAGACTCGGCTTCATAGCGCTCCCGGATGGCCTCAGGAAAGAAAGGTGTGGCCTGGTCGAGATATCTTTCTGAGCCACCCGCCCTGACATGCGAGGCAGAGACCCAGTTCAACTTGGTCTCATCGAAAATGCTGGGACTGTCCGATACCCGATCAAGTTCGAACTCCCCGATCAGATCATCCATCGAAAGGATCTCGCTCTCACCCTTCGTGGACCAGCCTAGAAAGGCCAGGTAGTTTATGATCGCCTCGGCAGGATATCCCCTCTCCCTGTAGTCCCTGATGTTGGGGGCGCCGTGTCGCTTGCTGAGTTTGGTCCTGTCCTCCCCGAGGATCAGCGGGATGTGCGCGAACTGCGGCTGGTCTATCCCGAGCGCGTCATAGATCATCACCTGGCGCAGAGTGTTGGCAAGATGCTCTGCTCCCCGGATCACATGCGTTATCTTCATCAACGAATCGTCCAGAGCGGCCGCAAAATTATATGTAGGCAGTCCGTTCGACCGGAGGATCACAAAGTCACCGACCATTCCGGCGGGAAACGACACCTCGCCCCTTGCCATGTCGACTATCGTCCTGTCACCTTCCCCCTCGACACTGAACCTGATACTCTCCGGGAGGCCGCGACTTCTGCGTTCATCCCTCTCCGCCCCGGTAAGATGTCTGCAGGTACCGTCATACTGCGGCGGCGCGCCGGCATCCTTCATCTTTTCGCGCTTTGTGTCGAGTTCCTCGTTGGTACAGAAACAGGGAAAAGCCTTTTTCTCGACGACCAGCCTGCGTGCATACTCTTCGTAGATATCCATCCGCTCCGTCTGCCGGTATGGACCGAGATCTCCACCCTTACCAGGCCCTTCATCCCATTCGAGACCGAGCCAGGAAAGATCCTCGAGAAGTTTCTCTTCGAATTCACCGGTAGATCTCTCCCTGTCCGTATCCTCTATCCTTATTATGAATTCGCCGCCCGTATGTTTTGCGAAAAGAAAATTGAACAGCGCCGTCCTGGCCCCCCCTACATGAAGGTGCCCGGTCGGGCTGGGCGCGAATCTTACTCTCGTTTTCTTCAAGAGACTCCTTTCAACCACCTCGGGGAAAGAGGATGACAACGGCCCTCGCCGCCATCGCTCTGCCCTCTCCCACGGGGCCCATTCCCTCACCTCTCGTAGCTTTTACAGAGATATCATCGCTGGAGACACCGAGAGCTTTTGCGATATTCCCCACCATCCGGTCCCTGTAAGGGGCCAGCTTTGGTGCCTCGGCGTGGATCACAGAATCGACATTCCCCAGTCTATATCCCCTGTCCTCCATCAGAGTCCTGACACGACGAAGAAGCTTTAGGCTGGAAATATCCCTGAATTCGTCTGTCTCGGGAAAATGTTCCCCCAGATCACCCAGACTGAGTGCTCCAAGGACAGCGTCACATATTGCATGTACCAGGGCATCTGCGTCCGAATGTCCGGACAATCCAAGCGGGCTCTCTATTTCGACCCCGCCTAGTATGAGCTTTCGCTCAGAAGAAAGAGGATGAATATCATAACCGATTCCGATTCTGGGATCTCCCGTCAATTCAACCTTCCTCTCCTGAATTCTCCATGTCAAGAACACACTCCGAGAGAAAACTGGAGCTTATCCCGATATCATCCTTCACCGTGACCTTGATATTCCATCTCTCCCCGTCAACGACTCTCACGGGAAGTCCGGCAGCCAGCACAAGAGAGCTTTCGTCTGTGGATGTCCTGATGACATCTTCTGATGTCGTGTATGCCTTTCTCAACACATCCATCCTGAACGCCTGAGGGGTCTGGACCGAGACGATCCTCTCCCTCGGCACTATGGTCTCCAGTTCTTCGCCCCTGAGGCGACCCAGAGTGTCGGTAGCCTGAAGAACCGGAACGGCCGCTCCCGACCTCTCCGCCTCAAGCACCACCCTGTCAATCAGACTGGCCGACACAAAGGGCCGGCATCCGTCATGAATAACGACTATGTCAGCCTCTCCAGCTTCCCTCAGCCCGATCTCTACCGATTCCTGTCTGGTCTCTCCACCCGCCACGACACGGATCGTGGCTTTTCCATCACACTCCGCGACGACTTCTCCGGCTTTCTCCTCCCAGCCGGCCGGAACCATCACAACGAACTCATCGATGCCACCCCAACGCATGAGGCTGT comes from Candidatus Latescibacterota bacterium and encodes:
- a CDS encoding D-alanine--D-alanine ligase codes for the protein MGKRKIKITVLLGGDSPEREVSISSGLGVMEALRGLGYKVAAIDPALPMDRQGEPDRVSIGEAPPGEVPHLDRHRRFEWLGSDAILSADVVFIALHGGAGEDGTIQAQLESAGVRYTGTGIMGSALAMNKDRSKALFNQAGVQTAPHMLTVTGGDIETRRVRETIESGIGFPAIIKPNCQGSSVGFSYLPAPEKLGQALAKAARYGNELLVERFVPGREMTVAILDGIALPVVEIIPFSGFYDYRSKYTKGTSRYEVPAKIDRKWADRLRREAVLAYHALGCRDYARADFRMTDDGEPYCLEVNTLPGMTGLSLVPMAAGEAGISFGQLVEKICLLALDRD
- the gltX gene encoding glutamate--tRNA ligase, coding for MKKTRVRFAPSPTGHLHVGGARTALFNFLFAKHTGGEFIIRIEDTDRERSTGEFEEKLLEDLSWLGLEWDEGPGKGGDLGPYRQTERMDIYEEYARRLVVEKKAFPCFCTNEELDTKREKMKDAGAPPQYDGTCRHLTGAERDERRSRGLPESIRFSVEGEGDRTIVDMARGEVSFPAGMVGDFVILRSNGLPTYNFAAALDDSLMKITHVIRGAEHLANTLRQVMIYDALGIDQPQFAHIPLILGEDRTKLSKRHGAPNIRDYRERGYPAEAIINYLAFLGWSTKGESEILSMDDLIGEFELDRVSDSPSIFDETKLNWVSASHVRAGGSERYLDQATPFFPEAIRERYEAESLGKIFDILSDKLPHFSMIEQEIDPFIPVPLSFDEDAVAALDGCSGLLKIFARSFAQLGNWDVEGIKQVIKDSGKEAGVKGKGLYMPLRAAVTGRGHGPDLTAILIVKGKDDVIRALEAAG
- the ispF gene encoding 2-C-methyl-D-erythritol 2,4-cyclodiphosphate synthase is translated as MTGDPRIGIGYDIHPLSSERKLILGGVEIESPLGLSGHSDADALVHAICDAVLGALSLGDLGEHFPETDEFRDISSLKLLRRVRTLMEDRGYRLGNVDSVIHAEAPKLAPYRDRMVGNIAKALGVSSDDISVKATRGEGMGPVGEGRAMAARAVVILFPRGG
- the ispD gene encoding 2-C-methyl-D-erythritol 4-phosphate cytidylyltransferase, producing MGIEDKYIVCIVAAAGRGLRLGREMPKSFYPVEERPLLAHSLDSLMRWGGIDEFVVMVPAGWEEKAGEVVAECDGKATIRVVAGGETRQESVEIGLREAGEADIVVIHDGCRPFVSASLIDRVVLEAERSGAAVPVLQATDTLGRLRGEELETIVPRERIVSVQTPQAFRMDVLRKAYTTSEDVIRTSTDESSLVLAAGLPVRVVDGERWNIKVTVKDDIGISSSFLSECVLDMENSGEEG